Proteins encoded by one window of Parus major isolate Abel unplaced genomic scaffold, Parus_major1.1 Scaffold785, whole genome shotgun sequence:
- the LOC107199476 gene encoding cytochrome P450 4F3-like, giving the protein MAVVAALGSLGVVALGTLVVALLLQWLWDGLVAVTRFRATCHQLNKFPVPPWRNWLLGHTGMGQSTEQGLQQVDTLVARYRHGCLWWGLPWLPVLRLFHPSTLRPLLSASAFVAPKDKIFYGFLKPWLGEWRGGQWGQEQHPWVSPGDSGSVTGXQKQSSECRGVLW; this is encoded by the exons GTGGTGGCCCTGGGCACCTTGGTggtggccctgctgctgcagtggctctGGGATGGGCTGGTGGCTGTCACCCGGTTCCGGGCCACTTGTCACCAGCTGAACAAGTTCCCGGTCCCCCCCTGGCGCAATTGGTTGTTGGGACACACCGGAATG ggccagaGCACGGAGCAGGGCCTGCAGCAGGTGGACACCTTGGTGGCCCGGTACCGTCACGGCTGCCTGTGGTGGGGATTGCCCTGGCTGCCCGTCCTGCGCCTCTTCCACCCCAGCACCCTCCGCCCGCTCCTCAGCGCCTCAG CTTTCGTGGCCCCCAAGGACAAAATTTTCTACGGCTTCCTCAAGCCCTGGCTTGGTGAGTGGAGAGGGGGACAGTGGGGGCAGGAACAGCacccctgggtgtccccaggtgacTCTGGGAGTGTCACAGGGGNACAAAAGCAGAGCTCCGAGTGTCGCGGAGTGTTGTGGG